The Pseudobythopirellula maris genome has a window encoding:
- a CDS encoding glycoside hydrolase family 97 protein has translation MSNTRPRHWLLLAWLLATTAPLLAAQPLVVSSPNGALRATFELRDGAPHYSLTNNGRELIHASPMGFELADGVSLARGFEIVDHATSEANETWTQPWGQRREVRDHHHELRLRLKQPGPEGLSLSIVFRAFDDGVAFRYEAPLQPAIDEFVITEEKTRFELAGDWSAWWVPALEDNRYEYVYENTPVSELETVHTPLTCKADDNTYVAFHEAALVDFSSMTLQNDGGHTLRAKLVPWSDGVKVRGKGPLRSPWRTIQVASSPAGLADSNLILNLNEPCALDDTSWIRPGKYVGVWWEMHLDTATWGSGERHGATTENTRRYIDFAAENGFDGVLVEGWNKGWDDNWMENGDRFSFTEPYPDFDLEGLARYARERGVTLVGHHETAGGIPNYERQLEDAFALYERLGVKAVKTGYVDFGSNVERRDESGAEQGEWHHGQYMVRHHQRVAEVAAKHHVMVVAHEPIKDTGLRRTWPHLMSREGARGQEYNAWSGEYRNPPSHVTVLPFTRMLSGPMDYTPGVFDIKLTSGNRTGEQIPGTLAKELALYVVIYSPLQMACDLPENYASHPDAFRFIREVAVDWEQSHTLQGVIGDYAVVARKERGGDEWFLGAVTDEQARELQAELSFLEADRAYEAHIYRDADDADWRDNPTAYTVERRRVDAGTTLTLRLAPGGGQAIRFAPLDPQPRTVLNPAD, from the coding sequence ATGAGCAACACCCGCCCCCGTCATTGGCTCCTGCTTGCTTGGCTCCTGGCCACGACTGCGCCGCTGCTTGCAGCCCAGCCGCTGGTCGTCTCTTCGCCCAACGGCGCCTTGCGCGCGACGTTTGAGCTGCGCGACGGGGCGCCGCATTACTCGCTTACCAACAACGGCCGCGAGCTGATCCATGCCTCGCCGATGGGCTTCGAACTGGCGGACGGCGTGTCGCTGGCCCGCGGGTTCGAGATAGTCGATCACGCCACCTCCGAGGCGAACGAAACCTGGACGCAGCCTTGGGGCCAACGCCGCGAGGTGCGTGACCATCACCACGAACTGCGCTTAAGGCTCAAGCAGCCGGGCCCCGAGGGCCTGAGTCTGTCGATCGTTTTCCGCGCGTTCGACGACGGCGTCGCGTTCCGCTACGAGGCGCCCCTTCAGCCCGCAATCGACGAGTTCGTCATCACCGAAGAGAAGACCCGCTTCGAGCTCGCGGGCGATTGGTCGGCGTGGTGGGTCCCCGCCCTTGAGGACAATCGCTACGAGTACGTTTACGAGAACACCCCCGTCAGCGAACTCGAAACGGTCCACACGCCACTCACCTGCAAGGCGGACGACAACACTTACGTCGCGTTCCACGAGGCGGCGCTGGTCGACTTCTCGAGCATGACGCTGCAGAACGACGGCGGGCACACGCTCCGCGCGAAACTCGTCCCTTGGTCGGACGGCGTGAAGGTGCGCGGCAAAGGCCCGTTGCGTTCGCCGTGGCGCACGATCCAGGTCGCCTCCAGCCCGGCTGGGCTGGCCGACTCGAACCTGATCCTCAACCTCAACGAGCCGTGCGCGTTGGACGACACGAGCTGGATCCGCCCCGGCAAGTACGTCGGCGTGTGGTGGGAGATGCACCTCGACACCGCGACCTGGGGTTCGGGCGAGCGGCACGGCGCCACGACCGAGAACACGCGCCGTTACATCGACTTCGCCGCCGAGAACGGCTTTGACGGCGTGCTGGTCGAGGGCTGGAACAAGGGCTGGGACGACAACTGGATGGAGAACGGCGACCGATTCAGCTTCACCGAGCCCTACCCCGACTTCGACCTCGAGGGCCTCGCCCGCTACGCCCGCGAGCGTGGCGTGACGCTCGTCGGCCACCACGAGACGGCGGGCGGCATTCCCAACTACGAGCGTCAGCTCGAAGACGCCTTTGCGCTGTACGAGCGGCTCGGCGTCAAAGCAGTGAAGACCGGCTACGTCGATTTCGGTTCCAACGTCGAGCGACGCGACGAGTCGGGCGCCGAGCAGGGCGAGTGGCACCACGGGCAGTACATGGTGCGTCACCACCAGCGGGTCGCCGAGGTTGCCGCCAAGCACCACGTGATGGTCGTCGCTCACGAGCCGATTAAGGACACCGGGCTGCGACGCACGTGGCCTCACCTGATGAGCCGCGAGGGCGCCCGCGGGCAGGAGTACAACGCCTGGAGCGGCGAGTACCGCAACCCGCCGAGCCACGTCACCGTGCTGCCGTTCACGCGCATGCTCTCCGGGCCGATGGACTACACGCCGGGCGTATTCGACATCAAGCTCACGTCGGGCAATCGCACCGGCGAGCAGATCCCCGGCACCCTGGCCAAAGAGCTCGCGCTCTACGTCGTGATCTACAGCCCGCTGCAGATGGCCTGCGACCTGCCCGAGAATTACGCATCGCACCCCGACGCCTTCCGCTTCATCCGCGAGGTCGCCGTCGACTGGGAGCAGTCGCACACCCTGCAAGGCGTCATCGGCGACTACGCCGTGGTGGCCCGCAAGGAGCGTGGGGGCGACGAGTGGTTCCTCGGCGCGGTGACCGACGAGCAGGCGCGCGAGCTGCAAGCCGAGCTGTCGTTCCTCGAGGCGGACCGAGCCTACGAAGCCCACATCTACCGAGACGCCGACGACGCCGACTGGCGCGACAACCCGACCGCCTACACGGTCGAACGGCGCCGGGTCGACGCCGGCACGACGCTCACGTTGCGACTCGCCCCCGGCGGCGGGCAGGCGATCCGCTTCGCCCCGCTCGACCCCCAGCCGAGGACCGTGCTGAACCCCGCCGACTGA